In the genome of Candoia aspera isolate rCanAsp1 chromosome 1, rCanAsp1.hap2, whole genome shotgun sequence, one region contains:
- the LOC134498586 gene encoding ATP-dependent RNA helicase DDX51-like, protein MQEPSTAAWACCPQLPLQKLLFSATLTQNPEKLQQLGLHQPHLFMPAWSRKGADALRSQPCIREKHILPEGLLQYYVPCSLNWKPWFLLHFLVRLKFSQVLCFTNSKETTHRLFLLICAFGGVNVAEFFSEASPSKRKLTLKEFEQGKIPLLISTDATAQGIDFDGVKCVVSYDAPQFIRTYVQWVGRTAHVGKAGLAFTMLLKQQEYKFLKMLKDAGAPELQPQLVNSMSIQPLLQQYKEALAELAHAVKEEQVGKRL, encoded by the coding sequence ATGCAGGAACCCTCCACAGCAGCATGGGCTTGCTGCCCTCAGCTCCCTCTGCAGAAGCTCCTCTTCTCAGCCACTCTGACTCAGAACCCAGAGAAGCTGCAGCAGTTAGGCCTCCATCAGCCTCACCTCTTCATGCCagcttggtccaggaaaggggcTGATGCGCTCAGGTCTCAGCCATGCATCAGGGAAAAACACATTCTCCCTGAGGGGCTCTTGCAATATTATGTCCCGTGCAGCCTGAACTGGAAACCATGGTTCCTCCTGCATTTCCTGGTGAGACTGAAATTCTCCCAAGTGTTGTGCTTCACTAATAGCAAAGAAACCACACACAGACTCTTCCTGCTAATTTGTGCCTTTGGTGGAGTGAATGTAGCTGAGTTTTTTTCAGAGGCGAGCCCAAGCAAAAGAAAGTTGACACTGAAGGAGTTTGAACAAGGCAAGATCCCACTTTTGATCAGCACAGATGCCACAGCTCAAGGAATTGATTTTGATGGTGTGAAATGTGTTGTTAGCTATGATGCCCCTCAGTTCATCAGAACCTATGTTCAGTGGGTAGGCAGAACAGCTCATGTGGGAAAGGCGGGCCTGGCTTTCACCATGCTACTGAAGCAGCAGGAGTATAAGTTCCTAAAGATGCTGAAGGATGCGGGTGCCCCAGAACTGCAGCCACAGCTGGTCAACAGCATGTCCATCCAGCCTCTCCTCCAGCAGTACAAAGAAGCCCTGGCTGAACTCGCCCACGCAGTCAAGGAGGAACAGGTTGGAAAGCGATTATAA